One Lepus europaeus isolate LE1 chromosome 7, mLepTim1.pri, whole genome shotgun sequence DNA segment encodes these proteins:
- the PLEKHB1 gene encoding pleckstrin homology domain-containing family B member 1 isoform X6 produces the protein MSPATPVPPDSTLENRLEEMALVRGGWLWRQSSILRRWKRNWFALWLDGTLGYYHDETAQDEEDRVFIHANVRDIKVGQECHDVQPPEGRSRDGLLTVSLREGGRLHLCAETRDDAIAWKTALMEANATPVRVYSPYQDYYEVVPPNAHEATYIRSYYGPPYAGPGVTHVIVREDPCYSSGAPLAMGMLAGAATGAALGSLMWSPCWF, from the exons ATGAGCCCTGCGACCCCG GTCCCGCCCGACTCCACCCTGGAAAATCGTTTGGAAGAAATGGCCCTGGTGAGGGGCGGCTGGCTGTGGAGACAGA GCTCCATCCTCCGCCGCTGGAAGCGGAACTGGTTTGCCTTGTGGCTGGATGGGACCCTGGGCTACTACCACGATGAGACGGCGCAGGATGAAGAGGACCGCGTGTTCATCCACGCCAACGTCCGCGACATAAAGGTCGGCCAGGAGTGCCACG ATGTGCAGCCCCCAGAGGGCCGGAGCAGAGACGGGCTGCTGACCGTGAGCCTGCGGGAGGGcgggcgcctgcacctgtgtgctgAGACCCGGGACGATGCCAT AGCCTGGAAGACGGCGCTGATGGAGGCAAACGCCACCCCG GTGCGTGTATACAGCCCATACCAGGACTACTACGAGGTGGTGCCCCCCAATGCGCACGAGGCCACCTACATCCGCAGCTACTACGGCCCGCCCTATGCAG GCCCCGGCGTGACGCACGTGATAGTGCGGGAGGATCCGTGCTACAGCTCGGGCGCGCCGCTGGCCATGGGCATGCTCGCGGGCGCCGCCACGGGAGCCGCGCTCGGCTCGCTCATGTGGTCCCCTTGCTGGTTCTGA
- the PLEKHB1 gene encoding pleckstrin homology domain-containing family B member 1 isoform X4, whose protein sequence is MSPATPVPPDSTLENRLEEMALVRGGWLWRQSSILRRWKRNWFALWLDGTLGYYHDETAQDEEDRVFIHANVRDIKVGQECHDVQPPEGRSRDGLLTVSLREGGRLHLCAETRDDAIAWKTALMEANATPAPAGATVLPRSRRVCPKVRCVTRSWSPCQVERRIWVRVYSPYQDYYEVVPPNAHEATYIRSYYGPPYAGPGVTHVIVREDPCYSSGAPLAMGMLAGAATGAALGSLMWSPCWF, encoded by the exons ATGAGCCCTGCGACCCCG GTCCCGCCCGACTCCACCCTGGAAAATCGTTTGGAAGAAATGGCCCTGGTGAGGGGCGGCTGGCTGTGGAGACAGA GCTCCATCCTCCGCCGCTGGAAGCGGAACTGGTTTGCCTTGTGGCTGGATGGGACCCTGGGCTACTACCACGATGAGACGGCGCAGGATGAAGAGGACCGCGTGTTCATCCACGCCAACGTCCGCGACATAAAGGTCGGCCAGGAGTGCCACG ATGTGCAGCCCCCAGAGGGCCGGAGCAGAGACGGGCTGCTGACCGTGAGCCTGCGGGAGGGcgggcgcctgcacctgtgtgctgAGACCCGGGACGATGCCAT AGCCTGGAAGACGGCGCTGATGGAGGCAAACGCCACCCCG GCCCCGGCTGGAGCCACTGTCCTTCCCAGGAGCCGCCGGGTCTGCCCCAAGGTCAGGTGTGTGACCCGTTCGTGGAGCCCCTGTCAGGTTGAGAGGCGGATCTGG GTGCGTGTATACAGCCCATACCAGGACTACTACGAGGTGGTGCCCCCCAATGCGCACGAGGCCACCTACATCCGCAGCTACTACGGCCCGCCCTATGCAG GCCCCGGCGTGACGCACGTGATAGTGCGGGAGGATCCGTGCTACAGCTCGGGCGCGCCGCTGGCCATGGGCATGCTCGCGGGCGCCGCCACGGGAGCCGCGCTCGGCTCGCTCATGTGGTCCCCTTGCTGGTTCTGA
- the PLEKHB1 gene encoding pleckstrin homology domain-containing family B member 1 isoform X5 — translation MSPATPVPPDSTLENRLEEMALVRGGWLWRQSSILRRWKRNWFALWLDGTLGYYHDETAQDEEDRVFIHANVRDIKVGQECHDVQPPEGRSRDGLLTVSLREGGRLHLCAETRDDAIAWKTALMEANATPAPAGATVLPRSRRVCPKVRCVTRSWSPCQVERRIWVRVYSPYQDYYEVVPPNAHEATYIRSYYGPPYAGKATGRDLLSPGSFLRCPQQLGLGQAKAGARNSIE, via the exons ATGAGCCCTGCGACCCCG GTCCCGCCCGACTCCACCCTGGAAAATCGTTTGGAAGAAATGGCCCTGGTGAGGGGCGGCTGGCTGTGGAGACAGA GCTCCATCCTCCGCCGCTGGAAGCGGAACTGGTTTGCCTTGTGGCTGGATGGGACCCTGGGCTACTACCACGATGAGACGGCGCAGGATGAAGAGGACCGCGTGTTCATCCACGCCAACGTCCGCGACATAAAGGTCGGCCAGGAGTGCCACG ATGTGCAGCCCCCAGAGGGCCGGAGCAGAGACGGGCTGCTGACCGTGAGCCTGCGGGAGGGcgggcgcctgcacctgtgtgctgAGACCCGGGACGATGCCAT AGCCTGGAAGACGGCGCTGATGGAGGCAAACGCCACCCCG GCCCCGGCTGGAGCCACTGTCCTTCCCAGGAGCCGCCGGGTCTGCCCCAAGGTCAGGTGTGTGACCCGTTCGTGGAGCCCCTGTCAGGTTGAGAGGCGGATCTGG GTGCGTGTATACAGCCCATACCAGGACTACTACGAGGTGGTGCCCCCCAATGCGCACGAGGCCACCTACATCCGCAGCTACTACGGCCCGCCCTATGCAG gcaaagcaacagggagagatcttctatcccctggttcattcctcagatgcccacaacagctggggctgggccaggccaaagcaggagccaggaactccatagaGTGa
- the PLEKHB1 gene encoding pleckstrin homology domain-containing family B member 1 isoform X2 yields the protein MALVRGGWLWRQSSILRRWKRNWFALWLDGTLGYYHDETAQDEEDRVFIHANVRDIKVGQECHDVQPPEGRSRDGLLTVSLREGGRLHLCAETRDDAIAWKTALMEANATPAPAGATVLPRSRRVCPKVRCVTRSWSPCQVERRIWVRVYSPYQDYYEVVPPNAHEATYIRSYYGPPYAGKSPCACISQGQAPPFPWQDPPNTSLPEAQHGPGTSLPPGSRAHLTSPGARQCPSLGWWRPLVANVGMAASFPLRGLAAGPVLSQV from the exons ATGGCCCTGGTGAGGGGCGGCTGGCTGTGGAGACAGA GCTCCATCCTCCGCCGCTGGAAGCGGAACTGGTTTGCCTTGTGGCTGGATGGGACCCTGGGCTACTACCACGATGAGACGGCGCAGGATGAAGAGGACCGCGTGTTCATCCACGCCAACGTCCGCGACATAAAGGTCGGCCAGGAGTGCCACG ATGTGCAGCCCCCAGAGGGCCGGAGCAGAGACGGGCTGCTGACCGTGAGCCTGCGGGAGGGcgggcgcctgcacctgtgtgctgAGACCCGGGACGATGCCAT AGCCTGGAAGACGGCGCTGATGGAGGCAAACGCCACCCCG GCCCCGGCTGGAGCCACTGTCCTTCCCAGGAGCCGCCGGGTCTGCCCCAAGGTCAGGTGTGTGACCCGTTCGTGGAGCCCCTGTCAGGTTGAGAGGCGGATCTGG GTGCGTGTATACAGCCCATACCAGGACTACTACGAGGTGGTGCCCCCCAATGCGCACGAGGCCACCTACATCCGCAGCTACTACGGCCCGCCCTATGCAGGTAAGTCCCCGTGCGCGTGCATcagtcagggccaggccccaccctTCCCGTGGCAGGACCCTCCCAACACTTCCCTCCCGGAGGCTCAGCACGGCCCTGGGACCAGCCTCCCTCCCGGTTCCAGAGCTCACCTCACCTCTCCAGGTGCCCGGCAATGCCCGTCCCTGGGCTGGTGGCGACCTCTGGTGGCAAACGTGGGAATGGCTGCCTCATTCCCGCTCCGTGGCTTGGCGGCCGGGCCCGTCCTCTCTCAGGTGTAG
- the PLEKHB1 gene encoding pleckstrin homology domain-containing family B member 1 isoform X1 produces the protein MSPATPVPPDSTLENRLEEMALVRGGWLWRQSSILRRWKRNWFALWLDGTLGYYHDETAQDEEDRVFIHANVRDIKVGQECHDVQPPEGRSRDGLLTVSLREGGRLHLCAETRDDAIAWKTALMEANATPAPAGATVLPRSRRVCPKVRCVTRSWSPCQVERRIWVRVYSPYQDYYEVVPPNAHEATYIRSYYGPPYAGKSPCACISQGQAPPFPWQDPPNTSLPEAQHGPGTSLPPGSRAHLTSPGARQCPSLGWWRPLVANVGMAASFPLRGLAAGPVLSQV, from the exons ATGAGCCCTGCGACCCCG GTCCCGCCCGACTCCACCCTGGAAAATCGTTTGGAAGAAATGGCCCTGGTGAGGGGCGGCTGGCTGTGGAGACAGA GCTCCATCCTCCGCCGCTGGAAGCGGAACTGGTTTGCCTTGTGGCTGGATGGGACCCTGGGCTACTACCACGATGAGACGGCGCAGGATGAAGAGGACCGCGTGTTCATCCACGCCAACGTCCGCGACATAAAGGTCGGCCAGGAGTGCCACG ATGTGCAGCCCCCAGAGGGCCGGAGCAGAGACGGGCTGCTGACCGTGAGCCTGCGGGAGGGcgggcgcctgcacctgtgtgctgAGACCCGGGACGATGCCAT AGCCTGGAAGACGGCGCTGATGGAGGCAAACGCCACCCCG GCCCCGGCTGGAGCCACTGTCCTTCCCAGGAGCCGCCGGGTCTGCCCCAAGGTCAGGTGTGTGACCCGTTCGTGGAGCCCCTGTCAGGTTGAGAGGCGGATCTGG GTGCGTGTATACAGCCCATACCAGGACTACTACGAGGTGGTGCCCCCCAATGCGCACGAGGCCACCTACATCCGCAGCTACTACGGCCCGCCCTATGCAGGTAAGTCCCCGTGCGCGTGCATcagtcagggccaggccccaccctTCCCGTGGCAGGACCCTCCCAACACTTCCCTCCCGGAGGCTCAGCACGGCCCTGGGACCAGCCTCCCTCCCGGTTCCAGAGCTCACCTCACCTCTCCAGGTGCCCGGCAATGCCCGTCCCTGGGCTGGTGGCGACCTCTGGTGGCAAACGTGGGAATGGCTGCCTCATTCCCGCTCCGTGGCTTGGCGGCCGGGCCCGTCCTCTCTCAGGTGTAG
- the PLEKHB1 gene encoding pleckstrin homology domain-containing family B member 1 isoform X3, protein MSPATPVPPDSTLENRLEEMALVRGGWLWRQSSILRRWKRNWFALWLDGTLGYYHDETAQDEEDRVFIHANVRDIKVGQECHDVQPPEGRSRDGLLTVSLREGGRLHLCAETRDDAIAWKTALMEANATPVRVYSPYQDYYEVVPPNAHEATYIRSYYGPPYAGKSPCACISQGQAPPFPWQDPPNTSLPEAQHGPGTSLPPGSRAHLTSPGARQCPSLGWWRPLVANVGMAASFPLRGLAAGPVLSQV, encoded by the exons ATGAGCCCTGCGACCCCG GTCCCGCCCGACTCCACCCTGGAAAATCGTTTGGAAGAAATGGCCCTGGTGAGGGGCGGCTGGCTGTGGAGACAGA GCTCCATCCTCCGCCGCTGGAAGCGGAACTGGTTTGCCTTGTGGCTGGATGGGACCCTGGGCTACTACCACGATGAGACGGCGCAGGATGAAGAGGACCGCGTGTTCATCCACGCCAACGTCCGCGACATAAAGGTCGGCCAGGAGTGCCACG ATGTGCAGCCCCCAGAGGGCCGGAGCAGAGACGGGCTGCTGACCGTGAGCCTGCGGGAGGGcgggcgcctgcacctgtgtgctgAGACCCGGGACGATGCCAT AGCCTGGAAGACGGCGCTGATGGAGGCAAACGCCACCCCG GTGCGTGTATACAGCCCATACCAGGACTACTACGAGGTGGTGCCCCCCAATGCGCACGAGGCCACCTACATCCGCAGCTACTACGGCCCGCCCTATGCAGGTAAGTCCCCGTGCGCGTGCATcagtcagggccaggccccaccctTCCCGTGGCAGGACCCTCCCAACACTTCCCTCCCGGAGGCTCAGCACGGCCCTGGGACCAGCCTCCCTCCCGGTTCCAGAGCTCACCTCACCTCTCCAGGTGCCCGGCAATGCCCGTCCCTGGGCTGGTGGCGACCTCTGGTGGCAAACGTGGGAATGGCTGCCTCATTCCCGCTCCGTGGCTTGGCGGCCGGGCCCGTCCTCTCTCAGGTGTAG